CAATATGGAGGTGATAAAGGATGCCGATTACATTATTGACCTTGGCCCGGAAGGGGGCGATGAGGGGGGGCACATGGTGGCAGCAGGGTCCCCCGCGGAGCTGATAGCCCATCCAAACGAGTCTCACACGGCCCACTATTTGAGGAAACACCTTTTTCCCGAGCAGGTTCACAAGAATTTCTGACTCTCGCGTTCACTTTTTTGCATTTTTTGCTTGACAGACACCATATCTTGTGGTGATAGAATGAGACTGGTGGAATATATAGTAGAAAGAGGTATTTGATCAATACCTTGGCACAAAGACGGTGACAAAAGCGGTTGGCCTATGTATATAGGGGCCTGTGGTTTTGAGTAACAGCATTCAGTCCCAACGGGAACAACATGTATTGTGCTCACGCCATGGTAAGTAGACTGCCGGACCCGGATCAGAGGTGGATGCAAAGCTCGACATCTGCAGATGATATCGCCCTCACACGGATGCACGAATCAAGCAAATCTCTCAATCTCATCCCACAGCTCCTTGTGGTTCTCTCCAACCAGAACAAGCCAACAGTCGAACTCAAACTGCATAAAGAGATCATCTGCGAAGAAACCTTGAGATTCGAAAGCAGGTGTAAAGAAATCCTCGTTTGTACGAAAGCTGGCGCTAAGCAGAAAAAGGCAAGGAGGATGCACCATGCCCAACATTTTGATTGTAGATGACCAGCCATGTATTCGGGAACTGATTTCAGAAGAACTCATCTACGAGGGGTATGAGGTTGAGAGGGTGGGTGATGCAGAATCGGCGAGGGCCTATATCAAACGGTCACGACCGGATCTTGTGCTTCTCGATCTATATCTTGACGGACCTGATGGATGGGATGTGTTGCGTGATATCAAGAGGCAAGATCCCCATCTACCCGTCCTTATCGTGACCGCTTATGACAGCTTTCAGGATGATCCCCGCCTGTCTCGGGCAGATGGCTACGTGATAAAGAGTACAGACTTCTGGGAACTCAAACACCAAATAACCAATGCCCTCAGGCAGAAGCAGGAGCCTCAAGGCAGGGTGGAGGCAAAGAAGGGGTTCTTCCCCGAAGTCGGTGTGGCACAGCTTCTTTGAGGCTATTTTATTCAATTAAAACACAAGATAAGGGAGGATAAGATGAGATTTCAAGAGATCCAAAAGATGGCCAAGGAAATGGGTATTAACACATACAGGATGAAAAAGGCAGATATCATCCAAGGTATTCAAAGAAAAGAAAGCAATATCGACTGCTACGGCACGAGCAGGGTGGACTATTGCGAAGAGGCACGGTGCTTGTGGAGAAGCGACTGTCTATCCTCGAATAGTAACGGAAACGGAAGATAAGTCTCAACTTTCCCGCAGTGGTCTTCGTGAAGTCAAGGAGGCAGAGCCATGAGAAAAATTGCTCTGGTCAATCAAAAAGGCGGCTGTGGCAAAACGACAACAGCCATAAACCTGGCTTGTTGTTTGGCGGATGACGGCAAAAAGGTCCTCTTGATTGATCTGGACCCGCAAGGGCATTCAGCTTTGGGCCTGGGAGTGGAGTCCGACCAGATCGAAAACAGCATCTACGAGGTCCTCTTAGGCGAAATACCGATAACCAAAGCCGTTCTGACCTTGAATAAGAACCTTGACGCCATTTTTTGCAATGTCGTCCTGAGCGCCTTTGAGCAGGTCATGGCCGGCGCCCCGGAGCGGGAATACAAACTCGCACGGAGCCTTGAGGGGATTGAGAACGACTACGACTATCTCATCATTGACAGTCCTCCCAGCGTGGGTCTCTTGACTTTTAATGGTCTCATGGCCTGTGAGGAGGTGATTATTCCTGTTGACTCGAGTTCGTTTTCTCTTCACGGGCTGGGGAAACTTCTGGATACTATCCGGATAATCGAAGAAAAGGCGGGGCACGAACTCTCCGTTAAGATCCTGGCCACAAACATTGACCGCAGGACCAATTTTTGCAGGGGTGTGGTGGAGGCGTTGAGGGCTCACTTCCCTGAAAAATGCTTTGAGACCGTTATTCACACATGCACCCGATTAAGAGAAGCTGCAAGCCACGGGGAGCCCATTAGTGAATACGACAGGCATTGTGTGGCCTTTCGCGATTATCAAAATCTCACCCACGAAATTTTGGACGTTGAAGATGCAATGCAGGCTAGGATTGCGACCCTTGAACTTTTTTCGGAAGGCAAGGAGCTTTTTGGGAAACTTGGGGAAAGGACGGTCACGTTTACGTTTGAGGCCCCCGAGAACGCCGTGGTTCAGATCGCCGGCGATTTCAACAACTGGAGTGCCGAGGACCTTCGCTTCATGGATTCTCCCGGCAGTCCGGCTTGGCAGAAACCCATTTTGCTCAAGCCTGGCTCCTACCAATACAAGTACCTGATTGATGGGCACTGGATTACTGATCCAGCAAACCGGAAAACGGTTGACGATTTTTTCGGAGGCGCCAATTCCGTCATAGACGTCTCGTGAGGCTAAACTCGCCAACAGCCCGAAAACGGATGGCACAGTCAACGGTTTCAGGTGCAAGTTCCGCCTGCGGCGGGATTGAGGAATGAGTCGGACTTGAAGTACGCTGCAATGACTGAAAATGAATCCCGCTGCAGCGGAACGTAGATGGCCATCTTGCGAAGCCATCAGGGATGGATTTGTCCCGAATGGAAGAGAAGAGAAAACTGGGCAGAGGGTTAGAAGAAGTATCTCATTTGTTCCTGTCCGGCCACCCTCAGCCGCATGATGCAAAAGCATGCACAAAAAAAGAGGTTCAGGTCGACACCGGACAAAGCAGCGTTTTGCCTTCTGACACAGCAGAAAAAGAAGGACTCAATGAAGCCTTCTCCACTGTGCGGGTAAAGCGCAAGCCGCCGTTGGTTTTTGTCTCTTCAGAGAGCCTTCTTGCCAAAAAGCCTCTTCTTGTGAATGCTTTTTTCATAGTTCCCACGATTGTACGTTCAGAGGAACTATTGAACTCATATTTGTTGATCAAGCAGATTTCCCAAGGCATGTCTTGCAAAGAGGTAGGGCTCTTGATATTGGAGGAAGATCTTCCTGAGAAGGCTGAGGCAGCTTTTAGAGTGATCACGGAGATGGCGCACAAGTTTCTCTCGTGCAAGATACGCCTGGTGGGGACCACTCCCAAAGGGGAAGGGTTGTTCCCCTCGATCCTTGGCAGGGCTCCTTTACTGCCTGAGGCGGAATCGCCCGTTTCTCAGACAATGGGCAAGCTGGCGGACAGACTGATCCAGGAGAACACTCATCTGAAAGGAATCAACAATGGCAAAGACAGTCTATGACGCTGTTTCCACAGCGATTACAAGAGACGAATTGGTGGATGCGGCAAAGAGATTCTTGATGCATTCCGGCTCGAATAAAGACCTCGTTCTCCTAGACAACATTGAATCTCCCCAGTTCGGCTCATCAGATCTTGCATTTGTAAATGGCGAGAAAACGCTCTTGATGGTCGCCCGGATAAATGACGCAAGGGATACTGAGAAGTTCATTGTTTCGTCAATGTCCTACTATTGGTGGCTTGAGCAATTCCTCACAATCAGCGAGGTTTTTCACAACGGAAAGACCGGATTGGATATGCATCTTTTCTCTAATGATTTTTCTGCTGCAATCGAGTGCGTGATGGATAAGCTGGGCGGAAAATTCAATGTTCACCTTGTCAAATACAACATTCTGCAGGTTGAAGGCCTTGATGAGCCCGCAGCATACTTTCAACGTATGACACCTGGGGACCTTGCCCAAGATGCGCCGCCGGAAAAGCATGGAAGTCAAGAAGAAGCGCCGCCAACAGAGGAAACAGAGACATCAGACGCCCTTGAAATCTCGGCCCCGGAGTTAGAGGAATTCTACCGCCTGAAGGAGCATTACCTTGAGTGAGAAGACACGTTAGCCCCCTATTTGTCCCCCTCATATTCCTGGGTAAACCTTTGAAAAAATGTATCCATGAATCTGTGTCTCTCTTCGGCCATGCGTCGACCTTCTGCTGTTAGCATACGGTCTTTGATCCTGGAAAGTTTCAGCCTGTATTCCCGATATCCAGTGTCTTCCTCTGTGTACGGTTCCGTATCCTCCGGTTCCACATGAGGATTATGGAGCTTGGCCCCCACCTCTCCGGCGAAGAGAAAAGCCCTGGCAATCCCAACAGCGCCAATGGCATCCAGTTTATCGGCATCAAAGAGCACCCGGGCCTCCAGGGTTTCAGGATGGTGGTTTCCGCGGAACCTGTGCGTTCGGATACAGTGGATGATGTTGGCCTTTTGCTCCTCGGCAATTGAGTATTTTGCCAAGACCTCACGGGCCATCTCGGCCCCTTTTTCCGCGTGGCAAACCCCTCCTTTTGATTCATCCTCACAGGAGCGCCCAACATCATGAAGGTAAGCCGCAATCTCCAATACCTCCAAATCCGCCCTCTCAACCCGGCCTATATGCATACACAGGTTATAGACTCGCTGGCTGTGTTCCCAGTCATGGCTGCCTCGGGCATGAGAAAAACACCTTGCAGCAAAGGCCTTGATCTGCTCAATAGTAGACATCACTGACATTCTTTTTTGGTTCCGGTTTATCTGGGTTAGGAGGTTACCATATGGATCTAAAGGTATTGTTCACAACGTTTGGAATGATCTTTCTCGCCGAGCTTGGAGATAAGACGCAGCTCGCCACTTTGTCTTTTGCCGCCGAAAGCGAGTCTCGGCTTGCCGTGTTCCTCGGCTCTGCAGGGGCTCTTGTGGTAACCTCCTTGCTGGCTGTCGTGGTTGGCGCCGGGCTGGGCAGGCTTGTTCCGGCAAACTACGTGAAGACAGGGGCAGGGGCACTCTTTGTCTTACTGGGCATATGGATGATAGTCTCTTCAGGAAGTAGATAGAAAAAGGGGCACTTGCCATACTGGTTCCCCCAAAAGTTCGCATTAGACGGCAAAGCAAAAAGTTCCAAATTCAAGGCGCGCAAATCCTGAGGAATGAGGCGTACATATGGTACGCCGCAGTGACGAAGGATGCAGCGCAACGCAGAAGTTGGACTTTTTGCGAAGCCGTCAGCCATGCTTTCGGGCAAATTCCTCCATGAAATCCACCAGGGCCCTGACCGCCTCAGGAGAGGTTGAATTATAGATCGAGGCCCGACACCCTCCCACGGAACGGTGCCCTTTCAGTCCGCCCATGCCATTGTCCAGGGCTTGCTGGACAAAGTCTCTTTCCAGTTCCTCACTTGGGAGGCGAAAGGTCACGTTCATGAGCGAGCGGCTATCCTTTTCGGCGGCGCCCGAATAAAACCCTGTTTTGTCAATGGCATGATAAAGGAGATCTGCCTTTTGCCGGTTCAAGACCGCCATCTTTTCAAGCCCCCCAACTGTCTCTTCCAGCCATTTTAGCACCAGTTGAATCGTGTAAATGGCAAAACAGGGGGGGGTGTTGAACATAGAATTTTTCTCCACAAAAGTCGTATACTTGAGCATGGTGGGAAGATCCTGGGGCACACGTTCCAGCATGTCCTGGCGAATAATGACCAGGGTGGCTCCTGCCGGGCCGAGGTTCTTTTGAGCTCCGGCATAAATCAAGCCAAAAGGAGAAGGGTCTAGGGGTCTGCTCATGATGTCCGAAGACATGTCACTGATCAGGGGGATTCCTGTGGTGTCGGGAAAAGATGCCCATTGGGTACCCTTGATTGTATTGTTGGAAGTAATGTGCGCGTAGGCGGCATGCGGACTAAAGGATATATCTTTGGGGATACACAAAAAATTCTGCTCCTCCGAGGTGGCAACCACATTGACCTCCTTTGCCTGAATCCTTGCCTCTTTGATCGCCTTGGTGGCCCAGGTGCCGGTGTTCACATAATCAGCAGACTGGCCATCGGGTAACAGGTTCATGGGAACCATGCAAAACTGCATGCTTGCCCCCCCTTGCAGAAATACCACATGAAAGCGCTCATCCAGATCAAGGAGCCGCCTCACACGGACCACAGCATTCTCAATAACGTCATCAAACCATTTCGATCGATGGCTCACTTCGGTGATGGACATGCCGGAGCCTTTGAAATCCAGAAACTCTGCCTGAATTTCCTCTAAAACCGGCAACGGAAGAGCCGCCGGCCCCGCGTTGAAGTTATGGATTCTCCCTTTCATTTCAACCTCCTGATTGCATCGAAGCTATAAAGAAAAGGTCGCAGGTGTCAAGAGGAAAACCCTCAAACAAGGATTCAGCCTCTTGACAAGTTATTCACTTTAGAAGTAAGAAATATGCCTGATGTGGTCAAATTATGACGGTTTCGCGAGAAGTCTCAACCACGCCGATGGCGCGGTCATTTTCATCAATGATGATGAGGAATCGTTGAAGGAGAGAGAAAATTGAAAGTCCTGGTAAGTGATAAGCTTGCAGATGTCGGCATCAAGATGTTCGAAGAAGCAGAGGGCATTGAGGTTGACGTGAACGTTGGCCTGGCGCCAGAGGAGCTAAAGGCAATCATAGGTGACTACGAAGCATTGGTCATCAGAAGCGCCACTAAAGTGACCGGGGAGATCATTAAGGCAGCTTCCCGGCTGAAAGTGATAGGGCGGGCAGGTATCGGGCTCGATAATGTGGACATACCGGCAGCCACGAAACAAGGCATCGCTGTCATGAACACCCCAGAGGGAAATGTCGTGACCACTGCCGAGCATGCCATTGCCATGATGCTTGCCCTTTCGCGCAACATCCCCCAGGGGACAGCGTCCTTGAAAGCTGCCAGGTGGGAAAAGAAACATCTGCAAGGCAAAGAAATCTTTAACAAAACCCTGGGAGTCCTTGGCTACGGCCGGATCGGGAGTATTGTAGCTGACCGCGCCAGGGGACTTAAGATGCAGGTGATAGTGCACGATCCCTACGTAAACAAAGCACTGGTAGAGCAAGCCGGGTTTGAGGTGGTCTCCCTGGAAGACCTTTACAGACGTTCGGACTACATCACCGTTCATGTGCCCAAGCTGAAAGACACAATCAACCTGGTCAACAAGCAAGCCTTCGAACGGATGAAGCCCGGCGTGATGATAATCCACTGCGCCCGTGGCGGTATTGTGAACGAAAAGGACCTGACCGAGGCCCTTCGAACGGGCAAGGTGGGAGGCGCCGCCCTGGATGTCTTTGAGACTGAGCCTCCGGGCCCCTCACCTTTGTTTGAATTCGACAACGTCATTTGCACTCCTCACCTGGGGGCGTCCACGGCTGAGGCCCAGACCAACGTGGCGGTGGCAGTGGCTGAACAGATCATCTGTTACCTTCAAACAGGAACAATAATGAATGCCGTAAATGTCCCCTCTGTCACCGGTGACTTGTTGGCCAAGCTCAGGCCTTACTTGAGCTTGGCCGAACGTATGGGTAACCTCCAGGCCCAGCTTGCCGAAGGGGCCATACAGGAGGTCACCATCATGTATTCGGGAGATTTTGTGGGCTTCGACATGGCCCCTGTCACAACGGCTGCTTTGAAAGGGTTGCTCTCTCCGTTTCTCAAAGATGAGGTCAATTTCATCAATGCCCCTGTAATCGCTAAAGAACGGGGCATTAGAATCGTTGAGTCTCGGAGTGTCGAGACTGAAGACTACACGAATCTTGTCACCATGAACGCTGTGGCCGCCGAAGGATCCAACACGGTCTCCGGAACCATATTTGGCAAGCACGAACCGAGGATTGTCAGGATCAACAACTTCAGGCTGGAAGTCATTCCCGAAGGCCACCTTCTTCTCATCCATAACGTAGACAAGCCCGGCGCCATCGGGAGCATCGGAACGGTACTCGGCAAACACAACGTAAATATTGCTCGGATGTACGTGGGTCAGGAGAAAGATGGCGGCCGAAATGTGATCTTCCTGGATACAGATACTCCCGTAGCGCCAGAGACCCTTGAGGAGCTGCAAGCCCTTCCCTTGATTAAGTCGGTCACGCCACTGGAATTGTAGTCCACCGCTCAGGATTCCAACAACGCACTTCCTGCTTGATCTTATCAATCGGGAGAGCAGAAACCAAAGGATTTGGAAAGGAAACACAATCTTGACAACGTGGTTTAGAGTACGTATTAATATAAGATATATCATCTCGTGAAACCATTGTCTCGTCAGGCTATAGACAGTAGTGAAAGCAAGGAGGGGAGCATGGCGGAAGAAGAAAAGGGATTTGTCATAAAGGACAAGCGAGCTTTTTCCTCAGAATCCGGAGAACCCACACCTGATGCAGCGCCAGAAACCAAAGAGGACAAGGCAGAACAAGCTCCAGAAGAGGGCGCTCCCAAGGCTGAGGGAAAAACAGCAGCGGATGAGGAGATCCGGCTTCCTGAAGTCAATTTTTCTACGTTTGTTTTTTCACTCAGCTCATCAGCCATTCTCCATTTTGGGGAAATACCGGATCCTGCAACGGGTTCGAAACGCAAAAGCCTCCCCATGGCCAAACATACGATTGATATCCTCGGGATGTTGGAAGAAAAGACCAGGGGAAACCTGACCGATGATGAAGAAACCCTTCTGACAAACATTCTTTATGATCTAAGAATGCGATATGTGAAAGAAGCCTCATGAATTGAAACCGTAATAGTTCACCTGCTTTGTCATTTCGAACGAATGTGAGAAAGCTTAGCCAATATAGCGCACGGTCAGGACATTACAAGATTTCTCCCTGGCCCAGACCAGGTTCTTAAATAGCGCCGGTTATTATTCTCATGTCGCGCCCCTGGCCCAGACCGGGTTTTTCTCTCCTGGGCACTGTCCAACTTCTGTCGCGCCAGGGCGGGCAGGGCGGACGCTTCACTCGAAATGGCAGCTTATTGAGATTTTTTACGAAACCATCAACCGTGGAAGGAAAAATGTAAATGAGACCGATAGACCCAACTAGCACGAATACACGACGCCTGGCCTTGCTGTCTGTTGCGCTGGTTTCTGCACTGGCAGGCATGCTCCTTGCCGCAGGCCTTGACATTACCGAGAATACCACGGCTTCGAGTCCATCTCCGACGGCAATCGTGCCGGGCAGTTTTACGGAAATAGCACAGGCGGTTAGTCCGGCCGTGGTCAATATTAGCACCGAAAAGGTAATAAAAAGGACTGGGCCGGCCTTCAGACATTTTCAAAGCCCCTTTAGCAAGGATGACCCCTTTCATGATTTTTTTGAGAGGTTTTTCGGAGACGGAAGACAAAAGGAGTTCAAACAGCGCAGTCTTGGTTCTGGCTTCATCATTGACGAGGAAGGGCATATCGTAACCAACAATCACGTGGTAGAAAATGCCGACAAGATCAAAATAAAGCTCAAAAACGGCAAAGAGTATAATGCTGAAATCGTTGGGCGAGACCAAAAAACCGATATTGCCTTGCTTAAGGCCAAGGGGCTGAAAGGTTTTCAAATCGCCAAGTTGTGCGATTCGGACGACGTGAAGGTAGGTGAATGGGTCGTGGCCATTGGAAGCCCCTTTGGGTTGGAACACACTGTCACCGCAGGTATTGTCAGCGCCAAGGGCCGGGTTATCGGCTCCGGTCCTTACGATGATTTTATCCAGACCGATGCCTCCATCAATCCCGGAAACAGCGGCGGACCCCTGGTTAACATGAAGGGCGAGGTAGTTGGCATCAACACGGCCATTGTCTCCAGGGGCGGTGGCAATGTCGGAATTGGGTTTGCAATCCCCGTAAATCTGGCCCGCGGCATTATCGGACAGCTTGAGGCCTCCGGCGTGGTAACGCGTGGCTGGCTCGGTGTGAGCATTCAGGATCTGACTCCGGAACTCGCCGATTATTACGGTGTGAAGGACGGCAAGGGGGCGCTGATCGGAGAAGTCTTCGAGGGCGACCCTGCGGACAAGGCGGGCATCCGTGCAAAAGACGTGATCATTGCAGCGGATGGGAAGAAGATTGAAAGCAGCAGGGATTTGTCCCGAGCTATCGCAGAGACCTCTGTTGGCAAGCGAGTCACGCTCAGGGTGCTTAGAGAAGGAAAAGAGCGCACTTTCAGTGTCAAGATCGTGAAACGCACTGATGAGAAAGAGGCGCTGACCACAAAGGGGGCCACAGAAGAGACCGAGCTGGGCATGACAGTATCTCCGCTCACCCCGGAGCTGGCGAGACAGTTCCGGATCCCTGATGCTGAAGGTGTTGTGGTAATAGGCGTTGAAGAGGGTGGTCCGGCGGACGAGGCCGAAGTCCGTGAAGGAGATCTTATCCTGGAGATAGGTCATGAGCCAATTAAAACCCTTGAGGATTATCAGAGACACATAGGAAAGGTGAAAAAAGGCGAGACCGTTCCCCTCCTGGTAAGGAGAAAGGCCGGCTTTGTTGCACTGAACATTACAAAATAGGTTAGTCGGTTGAACCTGTTGGGCCCGTTGATCTGGTTCCTAAACACATGACCGGCACACCGGCCAACGGGCTAAACCGGGAACATGACTACACTCGCTATATCATCGCCTGCTAAGATAAATCTTTTTCTTAGAGTAGTCGGAAAACGGGAAAATGGCTTTCATGACATCGTGACCCTCATGTGCCGTGTTGATCTGTTTGACACGGTAACCCTTTCTTTTGACAAACCATCCATAAGCGTCCATTGCGTCCATCCCGGGGTCCCGGAAGGGGAAACCAACACAGCTTTCAAGGCGGCTGCCTTGTTTTTTGAAGCCGTATCAAGAGATGATGGTGCGGGCATCTCCATAGAGAAGGTGATCCCGGTAGCTGCAGGTCTGGGTGGTGGGAGCAGCAATGCGGCTGCCGTGCTAATGGGATTGAACGAGCATTACGGGTTTCCTCTAAATGACAAGGAGCTTATGGACATGGGACTAAAGGTGGGCGCAGATGTCCCCTTTTTTCTCTTCAGACATACGGCTGTGGCTAGAGGAGTTGGGGAGCATTTGGAGCCCTTTGACAGGATGCCGCCATTTTGGGCCGTCTTGGTGTGCCCAAAATTCCAGATATCTACAGCATGGGCCTACGAACACCTAAATTTACGATTGACAAATTGTGAAGAAAATTATATGGTTTCTGAGTTTTTGGAGGACCTTTCCAAGCTCAAGGGCCTTTTGTGTAATGATTTAGAGCAAGTAACCGTTGAGAAGTTGCCTGAGATAAACACCATCAAAAAGGCCCTTCTTGATCTCGGCGCGAGGGGAGCGCTCATGTCCGGAAGCGGCCCTACAGTTTTCGGGCTTTTTCATACCCTGCAAGAGGCCTCTGAGACGTTTCGAAGAGTACAGCATCTGCGGCGTTGGAATACTTTTCTGGTGAAGTCGTTGCTCCCTTGATGACTATGTTGGGGTGTCGTCAAGTGGTAAGACACAGGATTTTGGTTCCTGCATTCGGAGGTTCGAATCCTCCCACCCCAGCCATAAAATCGCTTCGCGATTTTGTACCATCATAATTTGGACGTGGTGCCAAGTGTGGGCTGTCATTAATGCATAGTCTTATTCTGTTTGCGGGAAACTCTAATCGTGACCTGGCCAAGCATATTTGCCATCACATAGGGATCAGGTTGGGCGAGGCCGAGGTAAAAACGTTCAGCGATGGTGAGATCCAGGTAGAAATCAGTGAGAATGTGCGAGGCAAGGACGTTTTTGTCTTGCAGTCCACTTGCGCCCCTGTGAATGACCATCTGGTGGAACTCCTGTTGATGCTGGATGCCTTCAAGCGCGCATCAGCGCAGAGAATCACAGCAGTCATGCCCTACTATGGCTATGCCCGGCAGGACAAGAAGGTTGCGTCTCGCGTGCCCATTAGCGCAAAACTGGTGGCCGACATACTCACGGTAGCGGGCGCTGACCGCGTCATCACCCTGGATCTTCACGCCGGGCAGATCCAGGGGTTTTTCAATATTCCAGTGGACAACCTCTTTGCAGCGCCGGTCCTCCTAGAGCATATTAGACAGGAGCTAAAAAACGATACGGTCATCGTCTCTCCCGACGCAGGAGGTGTCGAACGTGCCCGGGCCTTTGCCAAGCGTCTCCACACCCAACTGGCCATTATCGACAAACGACGGGTGGCGCCCAACCAGGCCGAGGCCATGCATGTGGTCGGTGATGTCCAGGGAAAAGTGGCCGTTATACTTGATGATATGGTGGATACCGCAGGGACTATCATCGAAGCGACTTCGGCCCTAAGGGAGCACGGCGCTTTGGAGGTTCATGCTTGTTGCGCCCACGCAGTACTGTCAGGTCCTGCTGTAGACCGCATTGCCAAGTCAGACATAAAGACGCTCGTGGTGACCAATACCAACCCCTTAAATGGAAAGGCCAAGGCGTGTGACAAGATCCGTGTGCTATCCGTATCCAAGCTTTTGGCAGAGGCAATTCACCGCTCTCATACGGGCAGTTCTGTGAGTTCCCTCTTCGTATAGAATCGCTTCGCGATTTTATGACTATTGTGGGACTTTTCTTAATACAAGCGGCGAATTCAGCCGTCGTAGCCGCCGACTTCGCCATAGTAGCCTTGGCTACGACGGCTGAAAAGGCTACTATGGCGAAGTCGGCGCCGCGTTATATGAAATCGCGAAGCGATTTCATGGAGGAAGGCATAATTGGAAACATTTCAGCTTGAAGCAAGTCAACGTAAAAGCACTGGAAAGGGCCAGGCGCGGGCGCTCAGGCGGCAAGGCCTGATTCCGGCCGTCCTGTACGGCCCTAAGACTGAATCGATACTCCTGACCATATCAGACTTTGATCTTGGCAAGATCCATAAGGAAAGCGGGGGCGAACACGCTATCCTGGATTTAGTTATCAAGAACGGGGGCACGCAGAATAGAACGGCCATGATAAAAGATATGCAGACTGCTCCTGTAACCAGGCAGTGTCTTCATGTCGACTTCTATGAAATATCCCTGGATGAGGAAATTACACTAGAGGTCCTGGTTGAGCTAACCGGAAAATCCATAGGCGTCGAGCGCGGAGGTTTTCTACAACTGGTTAGCCACCGATTGGAGGTCTCCTGCCTGCCTGCGGATATCCCGGACAAGATTAGCATTGATGTGTCCGATCTCGACATTGGGGATTCCGTGCACGTAGAGGATATTAGTTTAGGAGAGAAGCTAACGCTCCAGTTTGATACCAATTTTACCGTGGTCACGGTTGTAGCGCCTGTTGTGGAGGAAGAAGAAGTCCCAGCAGAAGAACTCGAAGAAGCTGAAGAGGCCCCAGGCGAGGAAGCCAAAATTGCCGAAGAAGGGGCTGACAAGTAGAGGCTAAATGCCGGAGGATCGGGTTCGCTTAATTGTGGGGCTGGGCAACCCGGGCGAACAGTATCGGTTCACCCGCCACAACATGGGATTCAGGGTGGCGGATCAACTGGCACAGGCCCATGAGATTTTACTCGATAAGCGTAAGTTTAAGGTTATTTTCGGGCGGGGCAAGGTGGAAGGGCAAGCGGTCATACTGGCCAAGCCCATGTCCTTTATGAATCGGAGCGGGCCGGCAGTCAGGGATTTGGCTCACTTCTACAAAGTAGGGACGCAAGATATCTTAGTCATCCACGATGACACAGATCTTGTATTTGGCAAACTAA
The genomic region above belongs to Deltaproteobacteria bacterium and contains:
- a CDS encoding response regulator, which encodes MPNILIVDDQPCIRELISEELIYEGYEVERVGDAESARAYIKRSRPDLVLLDLYLDGPDGWDVLRDIKRQDPHLPVLIVTAYDSFQDDPRLSRADGYVIKSTDFWELKHQITNALRQKQEPQGRVEAKKGFFPEVGVAQLL
- a CDS encoding HD domain-containing protein yields the protein MSVMSTIEQIKAFAARCFSHARGSHDWEHSQRVYNLCMHIGRVERADLEVLEIAAYLHDVGRSCEDESKGGVCHAEKGAEMAREVLAKYSIAEEQKANIIHCIRTHRFRGNHHPETLEARVLFDADKLDAIGAVGIARAFLFAGEVGAKLHNPHVEPEDTEPYTEEDTGYREYRLKLSRIKDRMLTAEGRRMAEERHRFMDTFFQRFTQEYEGDK
- a CDS encoding AAA family ATPase, with the translated sequence MRKIALVNQKGGCGKTTTAINLACCLADDGKKVLLIDLDPQGHSALGLGVESDQIENSIYEVLLGEIPITKAVLTLNKNLDAIFCNVVLSAFEQVMAGAPEREYKLARSLEGIENDYDYLIIDSPPSVGLLTFNGLMACEEVIIPVDSSSFSLHGLGKLLDTIRIIEEKAGHELSVKILATNIDRRTNFCRGVVEALRAHFPEKCFETVIHTCTRLREAASHGEPISEYDRHCVAFRDYQNLTHEILDVEDAMQARIATLELFSEGKELFGKLGERTVTFTFEAPENAVVQIAGDFNNWSAEDLRFMDSPGSPAWQKPILLKPGSYQYKYLIDGHWITDPANRKTVDDFFGGANSVIDVS
- a CDS encoding DUF1844 domain-containing protein, which translates into the protein MAEEEKGFVIKDKRAFSSESGEPTPDAAPETKEDKAEQAPEEGAPKAEGKTAADEEIRLPEVNFSTFVFSLSSSAILHFGEIPDPATGSKRKSLPMAKHTIDILGMLEEKTRGNLTDDEETLLTNILYDLRMRYVKEAS
- a CDS encoding Rho termination factor N-terminal domain-containing protein — encoded protein: MRFQEIQKMAKEMGINTYRMKKADIIQGIQRKESNIDCYGTSRVDYCEEARCLWRSDCLSSNSNGNGR
- the serC gene encoding 3-phosphoserine/phosphohydroxythreonine transaminase, with amino-acid sequence MKGRIHNFNAGPAALPLPVLEEIQAEFLDFKGSGMSITEVSHRSKWFDDVIENAVVRVRRLLDLDERFHVVFLQGGASMQFCMVPMNLLPDGQSADYVNTGTWATKAIKEARIQAKEVNVVATSEEQNFLCIPKDISFSPHAAYAHITSNNTIKGTQWASFPDTTGIPLISDMSSDIMSRPLDPSPFGLIYAGAQKNLGPAGATLVIIRQDMLERVPQDLPTMLKYTTFVEKNSMFNTPPCFAIYTIQLVLKWLEETVGGLEKMAVLNRQKADLLYHAIDKTGFYSGAAEKDSRSLMNVTFRLPSEELERDFVQQALDNGMGGLKGHRSVGGCRASIYNSTSPEAVRALVDFMEEFARKHG
- a CDS encoding TMEM165/GDT1 family protein produces the protein MDLKVLFTTFGMIFLAELGDKTQLATLSFAAESESRLAVFLGSAGALVVTSLLAVVVGAGLGRLVPANYVKTGAGALFVLLGIWMIVSSGSR
- a CDS encoding phosphoglycerate dehydrogenase, with the translated sequence MKVLVSDKLADVGIKMFEEAEGIEVDVNVGLAPEELKAIIGDYEALVIRSATKVTGEIIKAASRLKVIGRAGIGLDNVDIPAATKQGIAVMNTPEGNVVTTAEHAIAMMLALSRNIPQGTASLKAARWEKKHLQGKEIFNKTLGVLGYGRIGSIVADRARGLKMQVIVHDPYVNKALVEQAGFEVVSLEDLYRRSDYITVHVPKLKDTINLVNKQAFERMKPGVMIIHCARGGIVNEKDLTEALRTGKVGGAALDVFETEPPGPSPLFEFDNVICTPHLGASTAEAQTNVAVAVAEQIICYLQTGTIMNAVNVPSVTGDLLAKLRPYLSLAERMGNLQAQLAEGAIQEVTIMYSGDFVGFDMAPVTTAALKGLLSPFLKDEVNFINAPVIAKERGIRIVESRSVETEDYTNLVTMNAVAAEGSNTVSGTIFGKHEPRIVRINNFRLEVIPEGHLLLIHNVDKPGAIGSIGTVLGKHNVNIARMYVGQEKDGGRNVIFLDTDTPVAPETLEELQALPLIKSVTPLEL